A section of the Plasmodium knowlesi strain H genome assembly, chromosome: 3 genome encodes:
- a CDS encoding exonuclease I, putative: MGINNLLPFLKPIARSTHISKYKNEVVGVDIMCWIHRGLVSCAYDVIMDNYNDSYLSFIEKMLECIYEHNIKVIFVFDGEELPEKRAENVIRNERREKAKKEAQEIIKSVKDPRSDVTVRRKCTQALSVSKEIIRTVMNFCKTKNIDYIISPFEADAQLSYLCRMGYISCVISEDSDLLVYGCPRVLYKLKNTGECDEICLMPIDDLIDINLINKIRNPLSNSFNEFYITPMKEDREDAEQGDPSLEENNVPHCSECPPSAANQNPEKKEKSYDKMMKKYLDQFHWPKELDELKHFSIDMFLAMCILSGCDYTSDFHITGMGIKTAFSLTSKYKTIEQIFSFLISHQKWKRKIPPTLNTLEKMLNKYEEIKNAFFHHQVYDFILCEKISINQSFNSALEKNENKLLINKIREFSLIYDNNKRKGNCLNVYLEQLSDCVGAESSSLLPDGSGTLEGCTERSIGGEEKVDTAKEHHLEVMLKGNASTETPIERSPIPPKETEIKEQPDLDKQNNFENIFKNLTSECLEYLEISPDVFSNCDEGKNQPEERMEKPSLVSDYVGKYEEGSHVSNGWTNGWTNGWQNDNKNFVACHSGEKNPPNQTIKQEPPEGDTETLSPLYQRGTTQRANLWPPMECTKLSLFCDSPRSNGCTYGREYTNDDEEAEMVRDPNNSIDTIEPNEPLSCTPRNNLPGGKEKTKLDKRKGNHIDSLNLKKMKRCADAPAQPDGKTCRNLLDEKESDCSKEPGQNHHGDVLENVRLTSQSGDNSQGATLLKGAIAHGIDISIQKDETEWEPQKRENEEVEKEEGKEEAAKEGEVTNPTGGKNRKKSAKVMYQNMKRNFLLFRAFGEDTGKQMGIPSTELKSNSTQEKMECAHMKEIQGMCKTEAADEERGRFVEREIWDPKDKMASVAHGKLFSKPTAEENNRVKDEINETNFKSERTEYPSDVSFTIRSKHSDVNENNKNQLRITNFFKKSEREIPNMDGNKGGNNNAFPLRPSTNNSLTLNGKCSLSMNNSEPANKEQWQMKSPNELGIYERRLDGKITQYNNRSPLRSNIEKEDLPLSYVEQEIHDQDTHDEYVFLKNLYNRGLIKDSNRKESQMWTVEGGHTWDDRFSKGDTADRDKVFHSNHRNDHHSDRHDWPPLGDAPHTERPAEKKQKQKEINLEYILQNLNYNYHPRSHKINTFDYFKEKENVPPPNPYVDNNL, from the coding sequence ATGGGAATCAACAACCTACTGCCCTTCCTAAAACCGATTGCCAGGAGCACACATATAAGCaagtacaaaaatgaagtggTGGGCGTGGATATCATGTGCTGGATCCACAGGGGTCTGGTCAGTTGTGCATATGACGTAATCATGGATAACTACAACGACAGCTACTTAAGCTTCATCGAAAAAATGCTAGAGTGTATTTATGAACACAACATAAAGGTAATCTTCGTTTTCGACGGAGAGGAGTTACCAGAAAAAAGAGCAGAAAATGTAATtaggaatgaaaggagagaaaaggcaaagaaggaagcacaagaaattataaaatctGTGAAGGATCCGAGATCAGACGTGACTGTCCGCAGAAAATGCACACAAGCTTTAAGTGTTTCCAAAGAAATTATACGCACTGTCATGAACTTttgtaaaacaaaaaatatagattatattatttctccttttgaaGCAGACGCTCAGTTGTCCTACCTTTGCAGGATGGGATACATTTCTTGCGTCATAAGTGAAGACAGTGACTTGCTAGTCTATGGCTGTCCTCGCGTCTTGTACAAACTGAAGAACACTGGTGAGTGTGATGAAATATGCTTAATGCCCATTGATGATCTGATTGACATAAACTTGATTAACAAAATTAGGAACCCTCTCTCGAATTCGTTCAACGAGTTCTATATTACCCCCATGAAGGAAGATCGGGAGGATGCAGAGCAGGGAGATCCGTCtttggaagaaaataacGTGCCTCACTGTTCCGAGTGCCCCCCTAGCGCGGCAAACCAGAACcctgagaaaaaagaaaaaagctatgacaaaatgatgaagaaatatCTAGACCAATTCCACTGGCCGAAAGAATTAGACGAGCTAAAGCATTTCAGTATAGACATGTTTCTGGCTATGTGTATCCTAAGTGGCTGTGACTACACAAGCGATTTTCACATCACGGGAATGGGAATAAAAACTGCATTCAGTTTAACCAGTAAGTACAAAACGATCGAACAAATTTTCTCATTCCTAATTTCGCACCAAAAATGGAAGCGTAAAATTCCTCCCACTTTAAACACCCTAGAAAAGATGTTgaataaatatgaagaaatCAAAAATGCCTTCTTCCATCACCAAGTGtatgattttattttgtgcGAGAAAATCTCCATCAACCAGTCCTTCAATAGTGCActagagaaaaatgaaaataaacttCTTATCAATAAAATACGGGAGTTTTCCCTTATATATGACAACAacaagaggaagggaaactGCCTGAACGTATACTTGGAGCAGCTCTCCGATTGTGTCGGCGCGGAGAGCAGTAGCTTACTTCCTGACGGTAGCGGAACTTTGGAGGGGTGCACGGAAAGGAGTATAggaggtgaagaaaaagtagatACGGCGAAGGAACACCACCTCGAGGTTATGCTCAAAGGAAATGCTTCTACAGAAACACCCATCGAGAGATCCCCAATTCCACCAAAAGAAACTGAAATAAAGGAACAGCCTGATTTagacaaacaaaataatttcgaaaacatttttaaaaatttaacatCTGAATGTTTAGAATATTTGGAGATATCTCCCGACGTGTTCAGCAATTGCGACGAGGGGAAGAATCAACCTGAGGAGCGGATGGAGAAGCCTTCTCTTGTGAGTGACTATGTGGGGAAGTATGAAGAGGGTTCCCATGTGTCAAATGGTTGGACAAATGGTTGGACAAATGGCTGGCAAAACGATAATAAAAACTTCGTAGCATGCCACTCCGGAGAGAAGAACCCTCCAAACCAAACTATCAAACAGGAACCGCCGGAAGGAGACACGGAAACCCTCTCACCCTTGTACCAAAGAGGAACCACTCAGAGGGCCAATTTGTGGCCTCCCATGGAATGCACCAAATTGAGCCTATTTTGTGATTCTCCCCGAAGTAACGGCTGCACGTACGGAAGGGAGTACACGaacgatgatgaggaggcaGAAATGGTTAGAGATCCAAACAATTCAATCGATACTATCGAACCCAACGAGCCCCTCTCGTGCACCCCCAGAAATAATCTACctggaggaaaggaaaaaacaaaattggaCAAGCGGAAGGGGAACCACATAGACTCCcttaacttaaaaaaaatgaaaagatgcGCCGATGCACCCGCGCAACCAGATGGGAAAACTTGCAGGAACCTGTTggatgagaaggaaagcGATTGCAGTAAGGAACCGGGGCAAAATCATCATGGTGATGTTCTCGAAAATGTAAGGTTGACGTCGCAGTCAGGTGACAACAGCCAAGGGGCGACTCTCCTCAAAGGAGCCATCGCGCACGGGATTGACATAAGCATTCAGAAGGATGAAACCGAGTGGGAGCCGCAGAAGCgggaaaatgaggaagtagaaaaggaagagggaaaagaagaagcggcaaaggaaggagaagttaCCAACCCCACTGGAggaaagaacagaaaaaaaagcgcaaaAGTTATGTACCAAAATATGAAGAGGAACTTCCTGCTATTTAGAGCGTTTGGTGAGGATACAGGAAAACAAATGGGAATTCCATCGACAGAACTGAAAAGTAACTCCACACAAGAAAAGATGGAATGTGCACACATGAAGGAGATTCAAGGAATGTGTAAAACCGAGGCGGCTGATGAAGAAAGAGGGCGCTTCGTGGAAAGGGAAATCTGGGACCCGAAGGACAAAATGGCAAGCGTCGCTCATGGAAAACTATTTAGCAAACCGACCGCCGAAGAGAATAACAGAGTGAAGGATGAAATAAACGAAACCAACTTTAAATCGGAAAGGACCGAATACCCCTCAGATGTTTCCTTCACAATCAGAAGTAAGCACTCCGACGTGAACGAAAATAACAAGAACCAACTACGCATAACCAACTTCTTTAAAAAGTCGGAACGAGAAATCCCCAATATGGACGGTAACAAGGGGGGTAATAATAACGCATTTCCGTTGAGGCCATCCACAAATAATTCCCTCACTCTCAATGGAAAGTGCTCCCTTTCAATGAACAACTCGGAACCCGCAAATAAAGAACAGTGGCAGATGAAATCTCCAAACGAATTAGGAATATATGAGAGGCGATTGGATGGGAAAATTACCCAGTATAATAATAGATCCCCTTTACGGAGtaatatagaaaaggaagaccTGCCTCTTTCTTACGTGGAACAAGAGATCCATGACCAAGACACTCATGACGAATATGTGTTCCTGAAAAATCTGTACAACCGAGGATTGATAAAAGATTCAAACAGAAAGGAATCCCAAATGTGGACCGTCGAAGGTGGTCACACTTGGGACGATCGCTTTAGCAAAGGGGATACCGCCGATCGGGACAAGGTTTTCCATAGTAATCATCGAAACGATCACCACAGTGATCGCCATGATTGGCCCCCCCTCGGAGACGCTCCCCATACCGAGCGCCCAGCtgagaaaaagcaaaagcaaaaagaaattaatttGGAGTATATCCTCCAGAACCTGAACTACAACTACCATCCGCGCAGCCACAAAATCAACACCTTTGATTACttcaaggagaaggaaaacgtCCCACCCCCCAACCCCTACGTGGACAACAATTTATAA